One Acidimicrobiia bacterium DNA segment encodes these proteins:
- a CDS encoding glycine--tRNA ligase, which yields MDRVVSLAKRRGFIFQSSEIYGGLRSSWDYGHYGVLFKNNVKAEWWKSMVGMRDDIVGLDSAIIMSPKVWEASGHVDSFTDPLVDCRVCKQRFRADQLEDPSLCPACGAEGSLTQPRQFNLMFKTYLGPVEDEASIAYLRPETAQGIFVDYELVRETTRKKPPFGIAQIGKAFRNEITPGNFTYRTREFEQMELEYFVPPEEAEKWFEYWVEERIGWYRSLGIHPGRLRTRPHDKEELSHYSAATTDIEYMFPWGWGELEGIANRTDFDLRQHSQYSGKDLRYYDQEKDQKYFLWVIEPSAGADRATLAFLIDAYREERVRGERRVVLGLDSRLAPVKVAVLPLSKNPDLAPPAREIAASFRGKISVEYDDTGSIGRRYRRQDEIGTPLCVTFDFDSLKDSAVTVRFRDSMAQERVPISLLHSRILTLLESGHCDNDTEA from the coding sequence ATGGATAGAGTTGTATCGCTGGCGAAGAGACGAGGGTTCATCTTCCAGTCGTCAGAGATCTATGGCGGACTTCGTTCAAGCTGGGATTACGGCCACTACGGTGTGCTTTTCAAGAACAACGTAAAAGCCGAGTGGTGGAAGTCTATGGTCGGGATGCGGGACGACATTGTCGGCCTCGACTCTGCGATCATCATGTCGCCGAAAGTCTGGGAGGCTTCTGGACACGTCGACTCGTTCACCGATCCGCTTGTTGACTGCCGCGTGTGCAAACAGCGCTTTCGTGCGGATCAACTTGAAGACCCGTCGCTCTGTCCGGCATGCGGCGCCGAAGGCAGCCTAACCCAGCCTCGTCAGTTCAATCTGATGTTCAAGACGTACCTGGGACCCGTAGAGGACGAGGCCTCCATCGCTTACTTGAGGCCCGAGACAGCACAAGGCATTTTTGTCGATTACGAGCTAGTGAGAGAGACCACGCGCAAAAAGCCGCCTTTTGGCATAGCTCAGATTGGCAAGGCATTTCGCAACGAGATAACACCCGGAAATTTCACTTACAGGACCCGGGAGTTCGAACAGATGGAGCTCGAGTACTTCGTCCCCCCAGAAGAAGCGGAAAAGTGGTTCGAATACTGGGTTGAAGAACGCATCGGTTGGTATCGCTCGCTAGGCATCCATCCGGGGCGTCTTAGGACACGTCCCCACGACAAAGAGGAGCTTTCTCACTACTCTGCCGCCACCACCGACATCGAATATATGTTCCCTTGGGGATGGGGAGAGCTCGAGGGAATCGCCAACAGGACGGACTTCGATCTGAGGCAACACTCACAGTACTCGGGTAAGGACCTTCGCTACTACGATCAGGAAAAAGACCAGAAATACTTCTTGTGGGTAATCGAACCATCGGCGGGGGCCGACCGGGCCACCCTAGCATTCTTGATCGACGCCTACCGGGAGGAGCGAGTGAGAGGAGAGCGCCGGGTGGTGCTGGGTTTAGATTCTCGCCTAGCCCCAGTAAAGGTAGCGGTGCTCCCCTTATCTAAAAACCCAGACTTGGCCCCGCCGGCCAGAGAGATCGCCGCATCGTTTAGAGGAAAGATAAGTGTCGAGTACGACGATACGGGATCCATAGGGAGACGGTACCGGCGTCAGGACGAGATCGGTACGCCGCTGTGCGTTACGTTCGACTTCGACTCCCTCAAAGACAGTGCTGTCACTGTCCGATTCAGAGACTCGATGGCCCAGGAGCGGGTTCCCATCTCACTGTTGCACTCTCGAATCCTGACGCTTCTAGAATCGGGCCATTGCGATAACGATACGGAGGCATAG
- a CDS encoding 4a-hydroxytetrahydrobiopterin dehydratase encodes MTVLQHDELEAIMAELEGWDGDTSSIEKSFRFDKFMDGIAFVSRIAEIAEEKNHHPDIDIRWTTVRVVLSTHSEGGVTEKDIELAKAIDAAAHTR; translated from the coding sequence ATGACAGTTCTACAACATGATGAGCTTGAAGCAATTATGGCGGAACTTGAGGGGTGGGATGGCGACACCTCTTCAATCGAAAAGTCATTCCGATTCGACAAGTTCATGGATGGAATTGCTTTTGTCTCGCGCATTGCAGAAATAGCGGAAGAGAAAAACCATCATCCCGACATAGATATCCGATGGACAACGGTGAGAGTAGTTCTCTCTACTCATTCAGAGGGAGGCGTGACCGAAAAAGACATTGAGCTTGCCAAGGCAATTGATGCAGCAGCCCATACCCGCTAG
- a CDS encoding DNA repair protein RecO — MFASVCFTIIGRRMLFYYHSYAMRVFDHEAIVVSGSRLGEADKILTLLTPKAGRVKAVAKGVRKTKSRFGGRLEALNHLDISLYQGKSLYTVTSAHCIEVFPRMRASLARLEAGLACAEAAARAVHEGQPAAPQFAHLLEALRALDKCDPGPTFFVWFLMVLSRISGFAFHLGCCVGCGADSQLEFLSIPDGGAVCRQCRSRYSCFKIDPQVLEVMRSASDDAGSTAPPPDVARVATHASIKLFEYHLEDRLRSFRVVSGLGMAK, encoded by the coding sequence GTGTTTGCCTCCGTGTGCTTTACGATAATCGGTCGTCGTATGTTGTTCTATTACCATTCGTACGCTATGCGCGTATTCGATCACGAAGCAATCGTAGTATCTGGATCCAGGTTAGGGGAAGCAGACAAGATCTTGACCCTGCTTACTCCCAAGGCGGGGCGGGTAAAGGCAGTCGCCAAGGGTGTTCGCAAGACCAAGTCGCGCTTCGGAGGACGCTTAGAAGCTCTGAACCATCTAGATATTTCCCTGTACCAGGGCAAGAGTTTGTACACGGTGACATCTGCCCACTGCATCGAAGTTTTTCCAAGGATGCGCGCCAGCCTCGCTCGATTGGAAGCGGGTCTGGCGTGCGCGGAAGCAGCGGCGCGCGCTGTCCACGAGGGGCAGCCAGCTGCCCCCCAATTCGCTCATCTTCTCGAGGCTCTGCGAGCTCTGGACAAGTGCGATCCAGGCCCCACTTTTTTTGTCTGGTTTTTGATGGTGCTTTCCAGGATCTCGGGCTTCGCGTTTCACCTCGGCTGCTGTGTGGGCTGTGGAGCCGATAGTCAACTTGAGTTTTTATCCATACCCGATGGCGGTGCAGTCTGCCGCCAGTGTAGAAGTCGGTACTCTTGTTTCAAGATCGATCCACAGGTGCTCGAGGTCATGCGCTCTGCTTCGGATGACGCGGGATCAACGGCGCCTCCTCCCGATGTGGCTCGCGTCGCAACGCATGCATCGATCAAACTCTTCGAATATCATCTAGAGGATCGCCTTCGCTCGTTTCGTGTGGTTAGTGGCTTAGGAATGGCCAAATAA
- the uppS gene encoding di-trans,poly-cis-decaprenylcistransferase — MDGNGRWAERRGLPRTEGHRAGELALLDCVEGALEVGIQYLTVFAFSTENWKRPKEEVDFLMAFARGVLERRREELAQKGVRIVFAGRRERRVPKRLLEMMDETIEYTRKNRNIVLQIAVNYGGRAEIVDAARKLAADVATGKISLDKIDERKFRKYLYNPDIPDPDLVIRTSGEIRISNFLLWEAAYSEYVFLPVLWPDFDRNVLWEAVREYQRRERRFGAIAPSKEREGLEQSKDGSSDKGDRSGAI; from the coding sequence ATGGACGGGAACGGTCGATGGGCCGAACGAAGGGGACTCCCTCGCACTGAGGGACACCGCGCTGGGGAGCTGGCACTGCTGGATTGCGTGGAGGGCGCGCTCGAGGTCGGCATTCAGTATCTGACCGTATTCGCTTTTTCTACAGAGAACTGGAAGCGTCCCAAAGAAGAGGTGGACTTTTTGATGGCATTCGCCCGGGGAGTTCTCGAGCGGCGCAGAGAAGAATTGGCCCAAAAGGGAGTCCGGATCGTATTTGCGGGGAGGCGAGAGCGGCGAGTGCCGAAGAGGCTCTTAGAAATGATGGATGAGACCATCGAGTACACGAGAAAAAACCGGAACATAGTGTTGCAAATCGCCGTCAACTACGGTGGAAGGGCAGAAATAGTGGACGCAGCGAGAAAGCTGGCGGCCGACGTTGCAACAGGGAAGATATCTCTCGACAAAATAGACGAGCGCAAGTTTCGAAAATACCTTTACAACCCTGACATTCCCGATCCGGATTTAGTAATAAGGACATCCGGAGAGATTCGTATTTCCAACTTCTTGCTGTGGGAAGCTGCTTACTCCGAGTACGTCTTTCTGCCAGTCCTCTGGCCCGACTTCGACAGGAACGTTTTATGGGAAGCGGTTCGAGAGTATCAGAGGCGAGAGAGACGATTTGGGGCAATCGCGCCTAGCAAAGAAAGGGAGGGGCTCGAGCAGAGTAAAGATGGCTCTTCTGACAAGGGAGATCGAAGCGGTGCGATATGA
- a CDS encoding GTPase Era, whose product MSRFGYVAIAGRPNTGKSTLLNTVAGQKLSIVSNVPQTTRHPVRFVINLGDSQIALVDLPGFAKPKTLVGKRLNEAVSGWVADSDACILLVDAAAGVGRGDLYLARTILTTQVPAVCAVNKVDVASKAEIALALEKMREVSEECEASGGKAFVDFVPISAKTGSGIRTLLDTVASILPEGDHLYSGEESLGLGDDNELHRRIAEIIREKLIRNAKEELPYSIAVIVEDINVREAKKTGEVETESDQTGTQYGRSRELIEISVKILVERESQKAIVIGSKGEALKKAGTEARLELEALLGSRVFLDLRVVVEKNWQKNPKILDKLGL is encoded by the coding sequence ATGTCCCGTTTTGGCTATGTCGCAATTGCTGGAAGACCAAACACCGGCAAGTCAACCCTGTTGAACACGGTTGCGGGCCAGAAACTGTCGATCGTGTCGAATGTTCCTCAAACCACTAGACATCCGGTCAGATTCGTAATCAATTTGGGGGATTCGCAAATTGCCCTGGTGGATCTTCCTGGCTTCGCTAAGCCGAAGACGCTCGTTGGGAAGAGGTTGAACGAGGCCGTATCGGGTTGGGTGGCAGACTCGGATGCATGCATCTTGCTCGTAGATGCGGCTGCTGGAGTCGGACGCGGAGATTTATACCTTGCCCGCACTATTCTCACCACACAAGTGCCAGCGGTGTGTGCGGTGAACAAAGTAGATGTGGCTAGCAAAGCTGAGATCGCCCTGGCTCTCGAGAAGATGAGAGAGGTTTCAGAAGAGTGCGAAGCATCCGGAGGGAAGGCTTTTGTAGATTTCGTTCCCATATCTGCAAAGACCGGTTCTGGGATCAGAACTCTCCTGGATACAGTAGCCTCGATTCTTCCCGAGGGTGACCACCTGTACTCGGGCGAAGAATCGCTCGGTCTTGGTGACGACAACGAGTTGCATCGAAGAATTGCCGAGATTATCAGAGAAAAGCTCATTCGAAACGCAAAAGAAGAGTTACCTTATTCGATCGCTGTCATTGTCGAGGATATAAACGTGCGCGAGGCAAAAAAGACAGGTGAGGTAGAGACAGAGAGCGACCAGACCGGTACACAATATGGTAGAAGTCGGGAGCTAATAGAGATTTCTGTAAAAATTTTAGTGGAGAGAGAGTCACAGAAAGCCATAGTCATAGGTTCCAAGGGAGAGGCCCTGAAGAAGGCAGGGACCGAAGCACGCCTGGAATTAGAGGCTTTATTAGGAAGCAGAGTCTTTTTGGACTTGCGAGTCGTTGTTGAAAAAAATTGGCAAAAAAATCCCAAGATCTTGGATAAGTTGGGGCTATGA